A single genomic interval of Halobacillus halophilus DSM 2266 harbors:
- a CDS encoding arginine deiminase family protein: MKLPIHCWNEYDELKTVVVCSPSVLEIPDQQTAENVQWLEPFDPAKIVHQFETLVHSMKQEGVQVIDYSEYLSPEDRYFNQQLVSRIFVRDLACAFGRTLLPGKAGTSMRKPEYAHSHSVFQKWWDERTFPLQANNKWNSLEYGDVIVLSEDAVLINAGLRTSMESMDDIQRQIRRAGFSEIGVIDLPRRPDTLHLDMNCNVAGERLLLTKNYLRYFPIEVLDGQSRYCMFHEFIERHGFTVIWTDKVNNTVPDINFLTLNPETILVSKQLNRKIIHQFPDLRKKNLIEIEISELEKGGGGIRCMTLPLERR; this comes from the coding sequence ATGAAGCTGCCCATACACTGTTGGAATGAATATGATGAATTAAAGACGGTAGTGGTCTGTTCACCGTCTGTATTAGAGATCCCTGATCAACAAACGGCTGAAAACGTTCAATGGCTGGAACCTTTTGATCCAGCAAAAATAGTTCACCAATTCGAAACGCTGGTTCACTCAATGAAACAAGAAGGCGTCCAGGTTATCGATTATTCAGAATACTTATCACCGGAGGACCGATACTTTAATCAACAGCTAGTTAGCCGAATCTTTGTCCGGGATTTAGCTTGTGCATTTGGTCGTACCCTTCTTCCCGGTAAAGCCGGCACTTCAATGAGAAAACCTGAATACGCCCATAGCCATAGTGTATTTCAAAAGTGGTGGGATGAACGTACATTTCCACTGCAAGCAAATAATAAGTGGAATTCTTTGGAATATGGAGATGTCATTGTATTAAGCGAGGATGCTGTTTTAATTAATGCCGGACTACGGACCAGTATGGAATCTATGGATGATATACAACGTCAAATCAGAAGAGCAGGTTTTTCAGAAATCGGCGTCATCGACTTGCCACGCAGGCCCGATACACTCCATTTAGATATGAATTGTAATGTAGCAGGTGAACGACTGCTTCTAACTAAGAATTATCTACGCTATTTTCCTATTGAAGTTCTGGACGGCCAAAGCCGTTACTGTATGTTTCATGAATTCATTGAACGTCATGGATTTACAGTAATCTGGACGGATAAAGTTAATAATACTGTTCCTGACATTAATTTTCTTACCCTTAACCCGGAGACTATACTTGTAAGCAAACAACTGAACAGAAAGATTATTCATCAATTTCCTGATCTGCGCAAAAAAAATCTAATTGAAATAGAAATCTCCGAATTAGAAAAAGGAGGAGGAGGAATCCGCTGCATGACTCTTCCGTTGGAGAGAAGGTAA
- a CDS encoding spore coat protein: MQSQNQTQPNQAMQPNMAPNQNQNHGGHELFDAHEVIAGMISMLDQYQMYDQHIQDQELKDMLHRQSTFVTQMYNTVVQSFQTGQDPKMPTQQYKMQQNNNAVYGLKLGQPKKPNQSVQELSDQGLSAYMLGQTKSLASLLTMTALEMTNPVLRRVIADSVPNFIEMSYEIFLYQNKNGYYQVPQLNQQDMNQMLQSYQPAPPQTH, translated from the coding sequence ATGCAATCTCAAAACCAAACGCAACCAAATCAGGCTATGCAGCCTAATATGGCCCCGAATCAGAATCAAAATCACGGCGGTCATGAATTGTTCGACGCTCACGAGGTGATAGCTGGGATGATCAGCATGCTGGATCAATATCAGATGTATGATCAGCACATTCAAGACCAGGAATTAAAAGACATGTTACACCGTCAATCCACTTTCGTTACCCAGATGTACAATACTGTTGTACAAAGCTTTCAAACTGGGCAGGATCCAAAAATGCCGACCCAGCAATATAAGATGCAACAGAACAACAATGCCGTGTATGGTCTTAAACTTGGGCAGCCTAAAAAGCCAAACCAGTCCGTTCAAGAGCTTTCCGATCAGGGCTTATCTGCTTATATGCTGGGCCAGACTAAATCGTTAGCTTCTCTACTAACCATGACGGCCCTGGAAATGACAAACCCTGTTCTTCGTCGTGTCATTGCTGACAGTGTCCCTAACTTCATTGAGATGAGTTATGAAATATTCCTTTATCAAAATAAAAATGGATACTATCAAGTCCCTCAATTAAACCAACAGGATATGAACCAAATGCTTCAAAGCTATCAGCCGGCTCCACCACAAACGCATTAA
- the dhaK gene encoding dihydroxyacetone kinase subunit DhaK translates to MKKIINDSNQVVTEMLDGIAAAYPDDVRRVQDTTVLVRKDAPVKNKVGIVSGGGSGHEPAHAGYIGQGMLDAAVVGEVFTSPTPDQVLEGIKAVDGGAGVFLVIKNYTGDVMNFEMAAELAEAEGIEVEKVVVNDDVAVEDSSFTSGRRGIAGTVFVHKLVGAKAETGASLEEIKATADKAVANVRSMGVALKPPVMPASGKPNFELNEDELEIGVGIHGEPGTERKAVSSANDIAEELTDLVLEDLGLTGSDEVAVMINGLGASPEMELYIVNRKVQDHLHDKGINVYKTYVGNYMTSLEMAGCSVTLLKVDQELKELLNEPSKAPAFKV, encoded by the coding sequence ATGAAAAAAATAATCAATGACTCGAATCAGGTCGTAACAGAAATGCTGGATGGAATTGCAGCTGCCTATCCGGATGATGTAAGACGAGTGCAGGATACGACAGTTTTAGTTAGGAAAGATGCTCCCGTAAAAAATAAAGTAGGTATTGTAAGCGGTGGAGGAAGCGGTCATGAACCAGCTCATGCGGGTTACATTGGTCAGGGAATGCTGGATGCAGCTGTAGTGGGAGAAGTGTTTACATCACCGACCCCGGATCAGGTATTGGAAGGGATAAAAGCAGTCGACGGCGGTGCCGGAGTTTTTCTTGTCATTAAGAACTATACCGGTGATGTTATGAATTTTGAAATGGCGGCAGAGCTTGCGGAAGCAGAAGGCATCGAAGTGGAGAAAGTTGTTGTTAATGATGATGTGGCAGTAGAAGACAGCTCATTTACCTCAGGGCGCCGCGGAATTGCCGGGACCGTATTTGTCCATAAATTAGTAGGGGCTAAAGCTGAGACAGGGGCTTCACTGGAAGAAATAAAAGCCACGGCTGACAAGGCAGTAGCTAATGTGCGTTCTATGGGTGTGGCTCTTAAGCCGCCTGTAATGCCGGCCTCAGGTAAGCCAAATTTTGAGCTTAATGAAGATGAATTGGAAATTGGAGTCGGTATTCATGGCGAGCCAGGTACTGAAAGAAAAGCGGTTAGCTCAGCAAATGATATTGCTGAAGAATTGACGGACTTAGTACTTGAGGATTTAGGTCTTACCGGTTCAGATGAGGTAGCGGTTATGATCAATGGACTGGGAGCCTCTCCCGAAATGGAACTTTATATCGTTAATCGAAAAGTACAAGATCATCTGCATGATAAAGGAATAAACGTTTATAAGACATACGTGGGGAATTACATGACCTCGCTTGAGATGGCAGGCTGTTCGGTCACCTTATTAAAAGTAGACCAAGAATTAAAAGAACTGCTAAATGAACCGTCCAAGGCACCAGCATTTAAAGTGTAA
- the rnr gene encoding ribonuclease R, translated as MSTDLKQQILTFFKETASKPLSVQELEETMEFEETNEFKDLMKALNELEEEGELVRTRKNRFGLPEKMNLIRGRIQMHAKGFAFLIPDEEDKDDVYLHHSDLHSAMNNDKVMVRIEKRDEQGNRPEGTVIRILERATTRIVGTYESSRNFGFVIADDKRIPNDIFIPKGQTNGAADGHKVIVNITKFPEERMSAEGEIVEILGHKNDPGIDIISIIHKHGIKVGFPDEVLKQAGETPDQISEEEIKNRRDLRDETIVTIDGADAKDLDDAVTVKKLDNGNFKLGVHIADVTYYVDEGSPIDKEARERATSVYLVDRVIPMIPHRLSNGICSLNPHVDRLTLSCEMEINKSGDVVEHEIFQSVIKTNERMTYRDVNKILEDEDQELIKKYENLVPMFRDMAALAKTLRGKRMDRGAIDFDFKEAGVIVDEEGKAVDVKLRERSVAERLIEEFMLAANETIAEHFHWMDVPFIHRIHQDPDESKLQNFFEFVANLGYAVKGTADNVHPQALQKVLEEVKGTQEDMIISKLMLRSMQQAKYDPQSLGHFGLATDYYTHFTSPIRRYPDLIVHRLIRTYLVEDKLDYKTRKHWKDQMPEIARHSSEMERAAVDAERETDDLKKAEFMQDKVGEEYEGVISSVTSFGMFVELPNTVEGLVHVSTLTDDYYHFHEKQFAMIGERTGNVFRIGDEVTIRVTNVNLDERVVDFEIDGMKPRKERKRPAQPKQINSKGPDKKKEKKKSKQKGNKPFYRNKGVPKKGSKKKK; from the coding sequence TTGAGCACAGACTTAAAACAACAAATATTAACATTTTTTAAAGAAACGGCATCTAAGCCATTATCTGTACAAGAATTAGAAGAAACGATGGAATTTGAAGAAACCAATGAATTCAAAGACCTCATGAAAGCGTTGAATGAGTTGGAGGAAGAAGGAGAACTTGTAAGAACCAGAAAGAACAGGTTCGGTCTTCCTGAGAAAATGAACCTTATTCGAGGCCGAATCCAGATGCATGCAAAGGGTTTTGCTTTTCTCATACCAGATGAAGAAGACAAAGATGATGTCTACCTTCATCATTCTGATCTTCATTCAGCCATGAACAATGACAAAGTAATGGTTCGAATTGAAAAAAGAGATGAGCAAGGAAATCGTCCAGAAGGCACTGTGATTCGTATATTAGAACGAGCAACTACACGAATAGTCGGAACGTACGAATCAAGCCGGAATTTCGGTTTTGTTATAGCCGATGATAAAAGGATCCCTAATGATATCTTTATTCCTAAAGGGCAGACAAATGGAGCCGCTGATGGCCATAAAGTGATTGTAAATATAACGAAATTTCCGGAAGAACGCATGAGTGCAGAAGGGGAGATCGTAGAAATACTTGGCCATAAGAATGACCCGGGGATTGATATCATCTCTATTATTCATAAACACGGAATTAAAGTGGGTTTCCCAGATGAAGTTCTTAAGCAGGCTGGAGAAACACCAGATCAGATAAGTGAAGAGGAAATTAAAAACAGACGCGACCTTCGGGACGAAACAATCGTAACGATTGATGGTGCGGACGCTAAAGATCTGGACGATGCCGTTACAGTTAAGAAGCTTGATAATGGGAACTTTAAACTTGGTGTTCACATTGCGGATGTCACGTATTATGTGGATGAAGGTTCTCCGATTGATAAAGAAGCTCGAGAGCGTGCTACAAGTGTTTATTTAGTAGACCGTGTGATTCCTATGATTCCGCACCGTCTTTCTAACGGAATTTGTTCTTTAAACCCGCACGTAGACCGGCTTACCCTTTCCTGTGAAATGGAAATTAATAAGAGTGGCGACGTAGTAGAACACGAAATCTTTCAAAGTGTAATTAAAACCAATGAACGAATGACCTACAGAGACGTGAATAAAATTCTTGAGGACGAAGATCAAGAGCTAATTAAGAAATATGAAAACCTGGTGCCTATGTTCCGTGATATGGCTGCTTTGGCTAAAACCCTTCGCGGCAAACGTATGGACCGTGGTGCTATTGACTTTGACTTTAAAGAAGCCGGAGTCATTGTAGACGAAGAAGGAAAAGCTGTTGATGTTAAACTTCGGGAACGGTCAGTTGCGGAGCGCTTAATAGAAGAATTCATGCTTGCCGCTAACGAAACCATTGCAGAGCACTTCCACTGGATGGATGTTCCGTTCATTCATAGAATTCACCAGGACCCAGATGAAAGCAAGCTTCAAAACTTCTTTGAATTTGTAGCTAATCTTGGGTATGCAGTAAAAGGAACAGCAGATAATGTTCATCCTCAGGCCCTTCAAAAAGTTCTAGAAGAAGTGAAAGGTACACAGGAGGACATGATTATTTCAAAATTGATGCTGCGGTCCATGCAGCAGGCTAAATATGACCCTCAAAGCCTGGGCCATTTTGGTTTAGCTACTGATTACTACACTCATTTCACTTCGCCGATACGTCGTTATCCTGACTTAATTGTCCACCGTCTGATTCGCACGTATCTGGTGGAAGATAAGCTGGATTATAAAACCCGTAAACACTGGAAGGACCAGATGCCTGAAATAGCTAGACACTCTTCCGAAATGGAACGAGCAGCGGTCGATGCTGAGCGTGAAACGGACGATTTGAAGAAAGCCGAATTTATGCAGGATAAGGTTGGGGAAGAATATGAAGGTGTAATCAGCTCTGTAACAAGCTTTGGCATGTTTGTTGAACTTCCGAATACAGTTGAGGGTCTCGTTCACGTGAGTACACTAACTGATGACTACTACCATTTCCATGAGAAACAATTTGCTATGATTGGTGAACGTACGGGCAACGTGTTTCGGATTGGGGATGAAGTAACCATTCGAGTAACCAATGTGAATCTTGACGAGCGTGTTGTTGACTTTGAAATTGATGGAATGAAGCCGAGAAAAGAACGTAAACGTCCTGCCCAGCCAAAACAGATTAATTCTAAAGGGCCGGATAAGAAAAAAGAAAAGAAAAAGAGCAAGCAAAAGGGTAATAAACCTTTTTATAGAAATAAAGGTGTACCGAAAAAAGGCAGCAAAAAAAAGAAGTAA
- a CDS encoding YqcI/YcgG family protein, translating into MKLLTKTWIEEHLPHLASWKQSAFKDFSTMMNEKEHLYPCVPGKQGFNSDSLRFGFADSPVSPHAHKQAAEYLRQYSEVSRGTGKYASLVLFFNTEKQQGDIECYQDLFWKILNNIHAYDEKSWPEHIPLDPAQSAWEFCFHGEPYFVFCATPAHLNRKSRFFPYLLLAFQPRFVFDEINSETSQGRKLKNIIRTRLKNYDNAPIHPDLKWYGEDTNLEWKQYFLKDDNSSLSKCPFSGNKPTPPTRE; encoded by the coding sequence GTGAAATTATTAACGAAAACCTGGATAGAGGAACATTTACCTCATTTAGCCTCATGGAAACAAAGCGCCTTTAAAGATTTTTCTACCATGATGAATGAAAAAGAACATCTCTACCCTTGTGTCCCAGGTAAACAGGGGTTTAACTCTGACTCCCTACGCTTTGGTTTTGCAGATAGTCCTGTCTCACCTCATGCACACAAGCAAGCAGCTGAGTATTTAAGACAATACAGTGAAGTTTCAAGAGGCACTGGAAAATACGCATCCCTTGTTCTATTCTTCAACACAGAAAAACAGCAAGGGGATATAGAGTGCTATCAGGATCTCTTTTGGAAGATCTTAAATAATATTCATGCTTATGACGAAAAGTCCTGGCCTGAACACATCCCTTTAGATCCTGCTCAAAGCGCTTGGGAATTCTGCTTTCATGGAGAACCTTACTTTGTTTTTTGTGCAACTCCAGCACATCTAAATAGAAAAAGTCGTTTTTTTCCTTATTTACTTCTTGCCTTTCAGCCCCGCTTTGTATTTGATGAGATCAATAGTGAGACCTCTCAAGGCCGAAAGTTAAAAAATATTATTCGCACGCGCCTGAAAAACTACGATAATGCCCCCATCCATCCAGATTTAAAATGGTACGGAGAGGACACTAATCTCGAATGGAAGCAATATTTTTTAAAAGACGATAATTCCTCTCTTTCGAAATGCCCTTTCAGCGGGAATAAGCCAACTCCACCCACCAGGGAATGA
- the smpB gene encoding SsrA-binding protein SmpB, producing MPRGNGKTIAQNKKAGHDFTIEETFEAGIVLQGTEIKSIRNGRVNLKDSFARINNGEVFLHNLHISPYEQGNIYNHDPTRMRKLLLHRKQINQLIGQTQQKGYSLVPLKMYIKNGVAKVLIGLGRGKKKYDKREDLKRKQQKREIDRAIKDSLK from the coding sequence ATGCCACGAGGAAATGGTAAGACAATTGCACAAAATAAGAAGGCAGGTCATGATTTTACAATTGAAGAAACTTTCGAGGCCGGGATCGTTCTGCAAGGAACGGAAATCAAGTCTATACGTAATGGACGTGTTAATCTAAAAGACAGCTTTGCCCGTATTAACAATGGTGAAGTATTCTTGCATAATCTGCATATATCACCTTACGAGCAGGGAAATATCTACAATCACGATCCAACACGTATGAGAAAGTTACTCCTGCATCGAAAGCAGATTAATCAATTAATTGGTCAAACCCAGCAGAAAGGGTATTCGCTCGTTCCTTTGAAAATGTATATAAAAAATGGAGTAGCGAAAGTATTGATTGGGTTAGGTAGAGGTAAGAAAAAATATGACAAACGTGAGGATCTGAAGCGTAAGCAGCAAAAACGTGAAATTGATCGTGCGATTAAGGATAGTCTGAAATAG
- a CDS encoding MIP/aquaporin family protein — MSEFLAELIGTMILIIFGGGVVGGVVLKNSKAEGAGWVVITIGWGLAVAMGVYAVGSFTGAHINPAVTLGFAAVGEFPWSKVPVYITAQMIGAFIGAVIVFLNYLPHWRDTEDQGAKLAVFSTDPAVRSPFSNLVSEMIGTFVLLMGLMFIGANEFTEGLNPLIVGLLIVAIGMSLGGATGYAINPARDLGPRIAHALLPIPKKGSSDWGYAWIPVVGPILGGIYGAVFYRAMFLAEFTGLFWALSVFVAIILIGAAFSELKKEHTVAEQVEEKIS, encoded by the coding sequence ATGTCGGAATTTCTGGCGGAACTAATTGGCACCATGATTCTGATTATATTTGGTGGAGGTGTGGTCGGTGGTGTGGTGCTGAAAAATTCTAAGGCTGAAGGGGCAGGCTGGGTCGTTATAACCATTGGGTGGGGACTTGCTGTAGCGATGGGAGTTTACGCTGTCGGCAGTTTTACAGGAGCCCACATTAACCCGGCAGTAACTCTAGGGTTTGCTGCAGTAGGAGAATTCCCATGGAGTAAAGTGCCGGTATATATTACAGCTCAAATGATCGGTGCTTTTATTGGTGCAGTTATTGTATTTTTGAACTACCTTCCTCACTGGAGAGACACGGAAGACCAGGGAGCAAAGCTTGCTGTTTTCTCAACCGATCCTGCTGTGCGCAGTCCATTTTCCAATTTAGTAAGTGAGATGATTGGTACCTTCGTTCTGTTGATGGGACTTATGTTTATCGGTGCGAACGAATTCACAGAAGGACTAAATCCTTTAATTGTAGGATTACTAATTGTAGCAATAGGAATGTCCCTGGGAGGTGCGACAGGATATGCTATTAATCCTGCTCGAGATCTTGGTCCGAGAATTGCACATGCTCTGCTGCCCATACCTAAAAAAGGCAGTTCCGATTGGGGTTATGCTTGGATTCCGGTAGTTGGCCCTATTTTAGGCGGAATTTACGGAGCGGTATTTTATCGCGCCATGTTCTTAGCAGAATTTACAGGCTTGTTTTGGGCACTTAGCGTTTTTGTAGCTATCATCTTAATTGGTGCAGCATTCTCTGAATTGAAAAAAGAGCATACGGTAGCCGAGCAAGTAGAAGAAAAAATAAGCTAA
- the dhaL gene encoding dihydroxyacetone kinase subunit DhaL: MKLEVSHALDWIHKINEKVQDHKDELTSLDQAIGDGDHGINMSRGFQEAVNKISGEEYSDVSEVWKDVATTLMSKVGGASGPLYGTVFLKMSTAVKGVENVDFQTFSSALKEAVAGIKQRGKAEAGEKTMLDVWEPLADKMSEVQDFDRQLILDTAQSTMESTKDLVATKGRASYLKERSKGHIDPGAMSSYYVFEALADCIKGDE, from the coding sequence ATGAAGTTGGAAGTCAGCCATGCTCTAGACTGGATTCACAAAATTAACGAAAAAGTTCAGGACCATAAAGATGAACTAACCTCACTGGATCAGGCTATTGGTGATGGAGACCATGGGATTAACATGTCCCGTGGCTTTCAAGAAGCAGTAAATAAAATATCTGGAGAAGAGTATTCAGATGTATCCGAAGTCTGGAAAGACGTCGCCACCACACTGATGTCTAAAGTCGGCGGAGCTTCTGGTCCTTTATATGGCACCGTATTCTTAAAAATGTCGACTGCAGTAAAAGGTGTAGAAAACGTTGATTTTCAAACATTCTCTTCAGCGCTGAAGGAGGCCGTAGCTGGAATTAAACAGCGTGGAAAAGCAGAAGCCGGAGAAAAAACGATGCTCGATGTATGGGAACCTTTAGCAGACAAAATGAGTGAAGTCCAGGATTTTGATCGTCAGCTTATCCTTGATACCGCACAATCCACCATGGAATCAACTAAAGATCTTGTAGCAACAAAAGGACGGGCCTCTTATTTAAAAGAACGGTCAAAGGGTCATATAGATCCAGGAGCCATGTCCTCATACTATGTATTTGAAGCCCTTGCAGACTGTATAAAAGGAGACGAATAA
- the glpK gene encoding glycerol kinase GlpK, which translates to MTNKYILSIDQGTTSSRAILFNEAGTIVETAQKEFEQFFPKPGWVEHDANEIWTSVLACMADVLRKSDVEPDQIAGIGITNQRETAVVWDKHTGKPVYKAIVWQSRQTEDICKELRAQGHNDLFRDKTGLLLDPYFSGTKVKWILDHVDGAREKAENGDLMFGTIDTWLVYKLSGGQTHITDYSNASRTLMFNIYDLKWDEELLDILGVPKSMLPEVKPSSEVYAKTVDYHFFGHQVPIAGIAGDQQAALFGQACFEKGMAKNTYGTGCFMLMNTGEEGVKSEHGLLTTLAWGIDGKVEYALEGSIFVAGSAIQWLRDGLKLIESAPQTEDLAVSVDSTDGVYLVPAFVGLGTPYWDSDARGAVFGLTRGTSKAHFVRATLESLAYQTKDVLDAMIADSGINLKTLRVDGGAVKNDFLMQFQSDILGVPVERPEVQETTALGAAYLAGLAVGYWENKEGIQKQWKNERTFTGDMEQDKQDELYNGWKKAVAATREYK; encoded by the coding sequence ATGACAAACAAGTATATCTTATCAATTGACCAGGGAACGACAAGTTCCCGGGCTATATTATTCAATGAAGCAGGAACAATTGTGGAAACCGCGCAAAAGGAATTTGAGCAGTTTTTCCCAAAGCCAGGCTGGGTGGAACATGATGCGAATGAAATATGGACTTCCGTTCTGGCCTGTATGGCAGATGTATTAAGAAAGTCTGATGTTGAGCCCGACCAAATTGCAGGAATAGGTATAACCAACCAGCGTGAAACGGCAGTGGTCTGGGATAAACACACGGGCAAACCAGTTTATAAAGCGATTGTATGGCAGTCTAGACAAACAGAGGATATTTGTAAAGAGTTAAGGGCTCAGGGTCATAATGATCTCTTCAGAGATAAGACCGGCCTTTTATTAGATCCTTATTTCTCAGGTACCAAGGTGAAATGGATTCTGGATCATGTGGATGGCGCACGTGAAAAAGCCGAGAATGGGGACTTAATGTTCGGCACAATCGATACGTGGCTTGTCTACAAACTATCGGGTGGACAAACGCATATAACAGATTACTCTAATGCTTCCCGTACGCTCATGTTTAATATATATGACTTAAAGTGGGACGAAGAGCTTCTGGATATTTTAGGCGTTCCAAAGAGCATGCTGCCGGAAGTGAAACCTTCCTCAGAAGTTTATGCAAAAACGGTCGATTATCACTTCTTTGGTCATCAAGTTCCGATTGCAGGAATTGCAGGCGACCAGCAAGCCGCTCTCTTTGGACAAGCTTGCTTTGAAAAAGGAATGGCAAAGAATACGTACGGGACAGGATGCTTTATGCTTATGAACACAGGCGAAGAAGGAGTGAAGTCAGAGCATGGACTTCTCACGACGCTAGCCTGGGGAATCGATGGCAAAGTGGAATATGCTCTTGAAGGTAGTATTTTTGTAGCTGGTTCAGCGATTCAATGGCTGCGGGACGGGTTGAAATTGATCGAAAGTGCTCCTCAAACAGAAGATCTGGCAGTGTCTGTCGATTCTACTGACGGGGTTTATCTTGTACCTGCTTTCGTAGGACTTGGTACACCTTACTGGGATAGTGATGCACGTGGGGCGGTCTTTGGATTAACACGTGGAACGTCCAAGGCTCACTTTGTCCGTGCGACTTTAGAGTCACTTGCTTACCAGACGAAGGATGTACTGGATGCGATGATCGCGGATTCGGGAATTAACTTAAAAACATTGCGAGTTGACGGTGGGGCTGTGAAAAATGACTTCTTAATGCAGTTTCAGAGTGACATTCTTGGAGTTCCTGTGGAGCGCCCTGAGGTCCAGGAGACGACAGCACTTGGTGCCGCTTACCTTGCAGGGCTGGCCGTGGGTTACTGGGAAAATAAAGAAGGTATTCAAAAACAATGGAAAAATGAACGCACATTTACTGGAGACATGGAACAAGATAAACAAGACGAGCTTTATAACGGGTGGAAGAAAGCAGTAGCCGCAACAAGAGAGTACAAGTAG
- the dhaM gene encoding dihydroxyacetone kinase phosphoryl donor subunit DhaM, with protein MEHVGIVLVSHSEKAAAGICEILQQVVGEIPVEAAGGLEGGEIGTNFERIQTAIENIHNEKGTIVFYDIGSAQMNAEMAIETLGFENVHLASAPILEGAYLAAVESSVGKSVEEIFVSLNKEFN; from the coding sequence ATGGAACATGTTGGAATTGTACTGGTTTCCCACAGTGAAAAAGCTGCTGCGGGAATTTGTGAAATTTTACAGCAGGTAGTGGGGGAAATCCCTGTGGAAGCAGCCGGGGGCTTGGAAGGTGGAGAAATTGGTACCAACTTCGAGCGGATACAAACGGCTATTGAAAACATACACAATGAAAAAGGAACAATTGTTTTTTATGATATTGGAAGTGCTCAAATGAATGCCGAGATGGCGATTGAGACGCTTGGTTTTGAGAATGTTCATCTTGCTTCTGCCCCGATTTTGGAAGGAGCTTATCTTGCTGCCGTGGAATCCAGTGTAGGGAAAAGTGTGGAAGAGATCTTTGTTTCACTAAATAAAGAATTTAATTAG
- a CDS encoding GNAT family N-acetyltransferase has translation MEQVMNVQPLTHKDRPALEAMDTGIEDDYVLRIFERLIESDSHEIFGLFREGKMLAVGGYSLFGNGKFAMLGRLRSDRRMLMKGNATELLQPIVDRLFRDPQVAWVGANTHLHNLAARRVLQKLSLKEGPVLHFLTLSSPELLTDHKPGPVWEEVTSLQHKKELLNLINDPGVFPFECYYPLPYDKALFTDQYLEESSFYQKPDASRFVIVKNDTKKFDYSHVKYFWDDHYNQSGFFETILHHWKQHPNNAGCWIDFSAEGFKKIPDLSPYYVQEPWMLYGKWK, from the coding sequence ATGGAACAAGTTATGAATGTCCAGCCTTTAACACATAAAGACCGACCGGCACTTGAAGCCATGGATACTGGAATTGAAGATGATTATGTCCTACGAATTTTTGAAAGACTAATTGAATCTGATAGTCATGAGATTTTCGGTCTTTTTAGAGAAGGAAAAATGTTAGCAGTAGGCGGCTATAGCTTATTTGGCAACGGTAAATTTGCCATGCTGGGCCGTTTACGAAGTGACCGGCGGATGCTGATGAAGGGAAATGCTACCGAACTCCTGCAGCCAATTGTAGACCGGCTTTTCCGAGATCCTCAGGTAGCCTGGGTGGGAGCAAATACTCATCTCCATAACCTTGCCGCCAGAAGAGTCCTGCAGAAATTATCGCTTAAAGAAGGTCCTGTACTCCATTTCTTGACCCTGAGCTCTCCGGAGCTATTAACCGATCATAAGCCGGGTCCTGTTTGGGAGGAAGTAACCAGCCTTCAGCATAAAAAGGAGTTACTCAATTTAATAAACGACCCTGGTGTTTTCCCTTTTGAATGCTACTATCCGCTACCTTATGATAAAGCCTTGTTTACTGATCAATATCTTGAAGAATCTTCTTTTTACCAAAAACCTGATGCCTCTCGATTTGTAATCGTAAAAAATGACACAAAAAAATTTGATTACTCCCATGTGAAATATTTCTGGGACGATCACTATAACCAATCTGGTTTCTTTGAAACGATTCTTCACCACTGGAAACAGCATCCTAATAACGCAGGCTGCTGGATTGATTTCTCAGCGGAAGGGTTTAAAAAAATTCCGGATTTGTCTCCTTACTACGTTCAGGAACCATGGATGTTATACGGCAAATGGAAATAG